TTGGCCCGGATCGATACACGCGGCCGCGCGTGTCAGCGTGCAAGAGAACGCACGGCGCGGGCACGCGGCCTTTCCGATCCGACCCATCGAACTCTGAAACAACACAGTTAGAAAAATCCCCTTGACTGACTACCTATCAGTAGATAGAGTTAACTCTATGGACACGACATCAACAATACGCGAGCAGATTCTCGACCACGCGATCACGCTGATCATGCTCCGCGGTTACAACGGCTTTAGCTACCGCGATCTGTCGGAACTGGTCGGCGTGAAGACGTCAAGTATCCACTACTACTACCCGTCGAAGGACGATCTGGTACTTGAAGCGGTCAATGAGTACAGCAGCGAAGTACTCAATACCGTCAAGGCGATCGACGCTGCGTTGCCGGCCGATGCGAAGCTCAGCAAGTACACGAAGTTGTTTGGCAGAACCCTGGGGGACGGCAATCAGATTTGTCTGTGCGGCATGCTCGCAGCCGACATCGAATCGCTGCCGGACAACATCCGGCATGCGATACAGGCTTTTTTCAAGGCCAACGAAAGCTGGCTGGCGAAAGTGCTCGCGCAAGGTGCACAGGAGCGTACGCTGACGGTCAACGGCAAACCCGAAAATGCCGCGCGTGCGCTCTTCGCGGCTTATCAGGGCAGTGTGCTGGCAAGCCGGTTGTTCAAGACGAAGGGCCGGCTCGAAGATATCGAGGGCACCTTGAAAGTAGTGCGGTAAAGCGGTAGTGCAGTAAAGCTGTAAGGTGAGGTGGCGATTCACCTCTTTAATTGGCCATCGATCTATCTTCCCATAGATAGATGACGTTAGACGGAAAGCGCGGACATCATATCTCTCTTCCCCGCCCCTATCGGCTTGCGCTCCATAAACTAGACGTGTCCCCTCAGGAAGCGGCGTTCGTTGCTGGCTCCAGTTACGACATGTTCGGTACGCGGCCGTCGGATTACGAACCTACTGGCACAACCGGATCGGCTTGCCGCTCGTCTGCGGCGCACAGACACCGGAAATCGAGTCCCGAACACTCACCTCACTCGTCTCGTGGGCCAGCCACTTCGAACCGGCCACTCAGCCATGACACTCGATCACACCGTGGCACTTGATTTACTGTACACACCGGCGGCCGTCATCGAGGTACGCCGGATGGAAAAGAACATCGCATCGATGCAGCAGCGAATGAACGCATTGGGCGTGAAATTCCGGCCGCACGTGAAGACATCGAAATGCCTCGACGTCGTAAGGGCGCAGCTATCCGCAGGTGCACAAGGTATTACGGTGTCCACGCTGAAGGAGGCGGAGACATTTTT
The DNA window shown above is from Paraburkholderia sp. BL10I2N1 and carries:
- a CDS encoding TetR/AcrR family transcriptional regulator, whose product is MDTTSTIREQILDHAITLIMLRGYNGFSYRDLSELVGVKTSSIHYYYPSKDDLVLEAVNEYSSEVLNTVKAIDAALPADAKLSKYTKLFGRTLGDGNQICLCGMLAADIESLPDNIRHAIQAFFKANESWLAKVLAQGAQERTLTVNGKPENAARALFAAYQGSVLASRLFKTKGRLEDIEGTLKVVR